From the genome of Podospora pseudoanserina strain CBS 124.78 chromosome 7 map unlocalized CBS124.78p_7.2, whole genome shotgun sequence, one region includes:
- a CDS encoding uncharacterized protein (EggNog:ENOG503NYG0; COG:S) — protein MASVASAPGTSPLSSDYNLDPEDEQAFWAAVHTTIGDGTSPSPVGAGAGGGNFMTSPASLSNSLGSSWAMLGQTSIGGPVSPINSHEQLSQGQGSSYSGSYVDLGGEFLGAQVGDGLGQMGGMGTVGNMGGGFMFDTDFGLYNSAFSGVIPGLEQMPQQPQQQQHQHQQQSFLGMEGLGEINFDTSAQSGPWEPFNLRAGHTTQTVITTTPELINRPTITTGPPNNNNNLVTSANSSPGIFVIEDPSFDFETVSPSPPSYIEYTPSLSPLASTPPKSPGMVIRWEQGVVVPEQQQPKTAPIPVRKSNKGPSGSAGNSYRVTKRKASPTDSMSSSTLSARLAASQGQLQTAKGKSKSPSPTPSSSGSTSGQAKFLIVTPSTINAHAQSQSTNPNQQSNPFECFEALRPSQRGRKGPLATDTKQSALQVRRKGACFCCHARKVKCDMERPCRNCVKLTHQVPQAVCWQFPDFMPVLFPDFIRRHFRKEEITQFIETNVSSFTLDGVERPCTVELFSGLGLSARLQIKAKFFTPRSLSADVLRHYHLQTGHNTVDLQARGSAPIGLDIKATTGAQREELKRKIKEYIASIVAEPEYASLVTSNLRHTDIPRKILSIIHTYAHKTDSAIVKRALAIYAMHFVLTRHLCLTPNSITSLSPSFPPSTRPIRGSHPGC, from the exons ATGGCCTCAGTTGCCTCCGCCCCGGgaacctcccccctctcgtCCGACTACAACCTCGATCCTGAAGACGAACAAGCCTTCTGGGCCGCCGtccacaccaccatcggcgATGgcacatcaccatcgccgGTGGGCGCCGGCGCTGGAGGGGGGAACTTCATGACCAGCCCGGCAAGTCTGAGCAACAGTTTGGGCAGTTCGTGGGCTATGCTGGGGCAGACGAGTATTGGTGGTCCGGTGAGCCCGATCAACAGCCATGAACAGCTCAgtcaggggcaggggagtAGTTACTCGGGGAGTTATGTCGACTTGGGTGGCGAGTTTTTGGGCGCGCAGGTcggggatgggttgggacaaatgggggggatggggacggtggggaatatgggagggggttttatGTTTGATACAG ATTTCGGGTTGTATAACAGCGCCTTTTCGGGAGTTATTCCTGGGTTGGAGCAGATGCCGCAgcaaccgcagcagcagcaacaccaacaccaacaacagagCTTTCTTGGGATGGAAGGGCTGGGAGAGATCAACTTTGACACCTCGGCACAGTCGGGACCTTGGGAGCCGTTTAACTTGAGAGCCGGACATACTACGCAGACGGTGATAACGACAACACCAGAGTTGATCAACAGGCCGACGATTACTACCGGGCCAcctaacaacaacaacaacctggtCACCAGCGCAAACTCCAGCCCAGGGATTTTCGTGATTGAAGATCCGAGTTTTGACTTTGAGACGGTTTCACCTAGCCCGCCGAGTTATATCGAGTATACGCCTAGTTTGAGCCCGCTGGCGAGCACACCGCCGAAGAGCCCCGGGATGGTGATCCGGTGGGAgcagggggttgtggtgccagagcagcagcagccaaagaCGGCGCCGATACCAGTGAGGAAGAGTAACAAAGGGCCATCGGGGAGTGCAGGGAATAGTTATCGAGTAACGAAGCGGAAGGCCAGCCCGACGGATTCGATGAGTTCCTCGACGTTGAGTGCGCGGCTGGCTGCTTCTCAGGGGCAGCTGCAGACTGCAAAGGGGAAGAGTAAATCACCAAGCCCGACGCCTTCGAGTTCGGGGAGCACTTCAGGACAGGCCAAGTTTTTGATTGTGACGCCGTCGACAATTAATGCGCATGCTCAAAGTCAGTCGACAAATCCAAACCAGCAGAGCAATCCCTTCGAGTGTTTCGAGGCGTTGAGACCTTCACAGCGTGGGAGGAAGGGACCGTTGGCGACGGACACCAAACAATCTGCCCTTCAAGTCCGACGAAAGGGCGCTTGTTTCTGTTGCCATGCCCGAAAGGTCAAATGCGATATGGAACGACCATGCCGCAACTGCGTCAAGCTCACCCATCAGGTCCCCCAAGCTGTCTGCTGGCAGTTCCCCGACTTCATGCCTGTTCTGTTTCCAGATTTCATCCGCCGCCACTTCCGCAAAGAAGAAATCACCCAATTCATCGAAACAAACGTCTCTTCCTTCACCCTCGACGGCGTCGAACGCCCCTGCACAGTCGAGCTCTTCTccggcctcggcctctccGCCCGCCTCCAGATCAAAGCCAAGTTTTTTACTCCACGATCTCTGTCAGCGGACGTCCTCCGGCACTACCACCTCCAAACAGGCCACAACACCGTCGACCTCCAAGCCCGCGGCTCAGCCCCCATCGGCCTCGACATCAaagccaccaccggcgcccaGAGAGAAGAACTCAAACGCAAGATCAAAGAGTACATCGCCTCCATCGTCGCCGAGCCAGAATACGCCTCCCTGGTCACCTCCAACCTTCGACACACCGACATACCCCGGAAaatcctctccatcatccacacCTACGCCCACAAAACCGACTCCGCCATCGTCAAGCGAGCGCTGGCGATCTACGCCATGCATTTTGTCCTGACCCGgcacctctgcctcacacccaACTCCATCACTTCtttatccccctccttccccccctcgaCCCGTCCAATCCGTGGGTCACACCCCGGTTGCTGA
- a CDS encoding uncharacterized protein (EggNog:ENOG503NX5A) yields the protein MAQPDFAYRSSAAVSNDRWLQSRSPIYSDQYHNGRFETGSNPYLPQSESNRQPLSSVTYTHGNSSSYHLPANLSLGNVSQVGRAAAESPFAPATAFNPRMTQPPSQYSSPAPPSQVSYKGMNGMNGMNGMNGMNSQPWDHQRQYQGAPPQHQPPPQGPYQGRYSPSGSMDDLMTSPNMSDYSLENSAIGMSQPGNKNKLNGKPRSQRRPSNRDEFDGPHQFLKRPPPEYIAMSERDLPTLPTHLLVQEQDSVLTQVNDRLSQCAYDFVAKYQFPIPLTQDMRPVERPQDREWTEWVYLLKRLATKRRIPARVLYNGQIKQFVTILENSLEMRHAAKHQSRPLKDDRNILQLISAGIQVAKILKDAQAMDYLDRLYVSTEQQIQERAAAAAAGRFR from the exons ATGGCCCAGCCGGACTTTGCGTACCGTTCCTCGGCCGCGGTATCCAATGACCGATGGCTACAATCGCGCAG CCCGATATACAGTGATCAATATCACAATGGCAGGTTTGAGACGGGGAGCAACCCGTACCTCCCACAGAG CGAGAGTAACCGGCAACCTCTTTCCAGCGTGACTTACACACATGGAAACTCTTCTTCATACCACCTCCCAGCCAACCTTTCGCTCGGGAATGTCAGCCAGGTAGGGCGAGCCGCGGCTGAGTCGCCCTTTGCGCCAGCGACAGCCTTCAATCCGCGTATGACCCAACCGCCAAGCCAGTACTCGAGCCCGGCGCCACCATCTCAGGTCTCATACAAGGGCATGAATGGTATGAACGGCATGAACGGCATGAACGGTATGAACTCCCAGCCTTGGGATCACCAGAGGCAGTATCAGGGCGCCCCTCCTCAGCATCAGCCCCCACCACAGGGACCATATCAAGGGAGGTACTCGCCCTCGGGCTCCATGGATGATCTCATGACGTCTCCCAACATGTCCGACTACTCCCTGGAGAACTCGGCCATCGGAATGTCCCAGCCAGGGAACAAGAACAAGTTGAACGGAAAGCCACGATCGCAGCGACGTCCGTCGAACCGGGATGAGTTTGATGGGCCGCACCAGTTTCTGAAGAGACCTCCGCCAGAGTACATTGCGATGTCCGAACGAGACCTCCCAACTCTCCCGACCCATCTCCTTGTCCAAGAGCAGGATAGTGTCCTGACTCAGGTCAACGACCGGCTCTCGCAGTGCGCTTATGACTTTGTTGCCAAGTACCAGTTTCCGATCCCACTTACACAGGACATGCGACCCGTCGAGCGCCCGCAGGATCGTGAATGGACTGAGTGGGTGTACCTGCTGAAAAGGCTGGCAACGAAAAGGCGGATCCCCGCCCGGGTGCTGTACAACGGCCAGATCAAGCAGTTTGTGACGATTTTGGAGAACTCGTTGGAGATGCGACATGCGGCAAAGCACCAGTCTCGACCGCTGAAAGACGACCGGAATATTTTGCAGCTCATCTCGGCGGGCATCCAGGTGGCCAAGATCCTCAAGGATGCCCAGGCCATGGACTATTTGGACAGGCTGTATGTATCAACGGAACAGCAGATTCAAGAGCGAGCTGCTGCCGCGGCCGCGGGGAGGTTCCGTTGA